CTAGGTTGGGGGATTAAGGGATACCTAAATATACTTGGGAAGCGATCGGAAAATATGGGACTGGGAATATGTTAAAACCATATTTGAGTTTGGGCATGTTTGTTTACTGAATACTAGTATTACAGATATTGTAGAACTTGATGAGCCAGAGCCAGATAGGTCTTAATTAGTTATATCCTTGGTTCTGactttccattttatttagttagttTTGAAACCTCCTATCATTACATCCAGAACTGTTAGAAACTATAGCAGAATACTTCAAGCACATCTTATTGAATTACTCCACAAGTCTATCCAACCAAAACAAATAATCCAGAAAATCTCAAATGTCTCCTCTTGGTGGTGAAGTGTACTACATAGAATAAATTAGAGTAACACTCAAAAGATCCACAGCCTAGATACTTTTTCAAGagaaaacaagaagaaagatTCTATCTTTTTTGGAATAACCAAAAATCATCTGGGGGGTCCTGTGCATCTCATACGGTtggccttaaaggccagccttTATTCACCGAAATAAAGTGGCTGTTGCCACTTTTACTCAGAAGCatgtaacgcatggcttaatGCGTTATATGCTGTGGTCCGTTACAGCATGGGAGGGGTTGGCCCATGTGGGCGCCCCTCCATCTTATATTTCTCACTTGCGCATACAGTGAGCATGACCCCAGATCTTGCATCTCTCTACGTTCTAAATCTTGTTCATACAAACAAATAGGTCTTACAAGAACAATTACATTCAAAACCGATACACAGTTGAGAACCAAAAATTACAACACTAAAATCAATCAGCTCTACTTGAGCAGAAGAGGAAgcaaagcaagaaagaaaatggtCACATTTGAGTTACATGTATGGCTTCGTTATACCTTACCTGGATGGGAGAAAATCCAGAGAATCAAACCACAGAGAATTAATATAACAGGAATAAGGTGAATGACATTCTCTCCAGATAACCCAGAATGGAAAGCAACATCTTTTTTGGTTGCATCAGAAATGGAATTGTACATCGGCAAGTCATCGGAAGCTGCAGCTTTCAGAGGTGGGGAGCCTATGTCAGCAGGCAACAGGTTGACCAAAAACTCAGCGGAAGCTCGAGACGTGCTCGATGACCTGTACATTATCGAGAAGAATAAGATGGAATCAAGCAGCTATGAAAGATGATGGAAGAAAAGCCAAGAGCTACGAGATCTTATAGAAGGATCGAGTagcaaaaaagaaaacccagcaatgaaaagaataaaagccTGAAGTTAAGGCGATGCAACCTAACTTCCAGGGCCAAAAATGTCTGAAAGAGGTTGAGGGCGTGGCATAGTTGAGTTAACTatagagtatgttatgttttgagtttaatcggTCATACTTTTTTGGCCGTAAGCTTTCTTTAGAAGCAGCTTAGTGGCATGCTTGCTGTGGCAGAAGATTGTAAAAGGATTCGGCAGTTGTCTAAGCATGGATCCACCCACCGCCTAATCCCTTGATGAAATTGGATGATCTATTGCGGAGAAAGATAGACACAATATTAAATAGTCATGGGTTCCACTTAGCCCAAAAGTCCTGTACAAATAGTAGTAAATAATGTAGAACTCGCACTATGTCTATCTTTAGACTTGAACCTCCAATTCGATTAGGCAATTGCAGGAATCTTTATTCCACTGCAAAAAGCAGGATAGAAATTGGGACCAAGGAACGGGGCTACCTACAATTCATATTATTCTTGACTCTTGAGATCACTTAGCATCAAATGGACAAATCATCCACCCCATATGGCTGTGCCATCACATCGAACCAAATAGTTTAggtgtatatataatatcaaaatagACAAGCCAAGAACGTGCACAAACTCTAATCATAAAGGATTGGACTTGTCAAGTTGCAGCTCTCGAGTCATTTTCAGCTCTAGAATCATAAACAAAATTGCAAGTTgcaactggatatgtatttactctTTTGTTTTCCATGTTATATCCTTTTTTGCTTTGGAAATACTAGTAATTCTTACAGTCGCAAGAGCTTGTAAGCCTGAATCATGGAAGAAAGAACCACAAGTTCTCTATCAATCCAGTAAGAAAGTTTCTTCCAACTATAATACTAGACAGTTGCAAGAACGCGTTTCCCTTTCTGCTATGAACATTTGTATACacataaaaaacacaaaaagataaCGGTTTTAGTATAATGCCGTAGAGACAAAATCCTGGTGAAGTTGAAACATGAATTGTCACTCGTCATTTTGAATCCATTAGAaccgaaaaaataaaaacaacccggGCCAAAAATGGCTGCAAAACTCCTAAAGGAACCCAGAGACATGATTTCTATAATTAGCCAAATCTGAGCATCCAGTCGGCAGTCAAATATATTGGACACGTTCATTGCATCCAAGAATTGGAATGTAGCAAAATATTGTAGTAACAGGACTACGGACTTCTTTCCAGTAATTCTCACAAGCGCATCTGCAGACAAACATATCTAGATTGTCATTTGCCAATGAACAAATTATAGGCATGAAATTATAGTATAATTGCACAACACATTAGAAAATTTGAACCCCAAGCTCATGCAGACAGGTCTAGAAGCACCCAATATTATTCAACTATAATGCATATAACCATCAGAATCAGTTGTTGAATTCAGGATGGGCAACTATTGTTAATATTTAATTGTACTGCCATATGGTGGAAATTTTGGAGAGAAGAAAGATAAAATCACCTTGCACTGGATCATAGGTATTGACAACCTTTCTAGtgagattcctaaagttgagttgttctttttttataagtaaaaagctGGGTTATTCTTAAACTGGATTACTGAACATTGTTTACCAGAATATTTACCAGGTTAAGCATGTTAAGCAGTTTTCTAACAAATCGACTACCAGATCCAATTGCATGCATGAACCTCTTCATGCATCCAAAGGAAGCTTATTATGGCTGGAAGAACCAGGACAATCTAGGGCCAAGGCAATATAAGCATATTGTGTCACAATCGATGTTACATCAAGGATGCATAGATGTACCTGTGTTGATGTTAGATCAAAACTATGTGATCTATCTTCTTTCTCACTCAATGTAGAACGTCTTATTCAAAGGTGGGAGCAGCTTGCCAGTATGCTGCTTGATCTCACAGCTGAGCTCAACCTCCAGAAGTCTATGATTTTCCTTGGAGCGTTTCATTAAGAAAGAAACATTTAAGTCATCCCCTCCACAGACTCGAATTGAAGGATGCATGAGGAAAACCTGCCCAATAATCAAGAAGATAGACAGATTAATGGGTAATTTACTAAAGCTGTGTGCAATttagaaaagataaaataagaatCATAATAGTACGAGTAATGCATGAAATGGACAAGCCCAACAATAAGTACTCCAACATAAGTAAAACTTCAAGGCAAATAGATAACACAACACAGATGGACGTTTTTAAAGACCATTCAAATGGACCTAATAATGTCATTATGAAACTTAAAAATGCCTTTCTCCACCATTTTGGCAAAAGTAATTGTATTGAATGGAAAAAAtctaaatgattttcttttagcATTTCCTAGCTCCTAGTCcctagcttgtatttaggtgtttccgCTTGTTTACtccatgtacttgggctatgcctatttacttgcgttaataaaatctcttattactcattaaaaaaaaaaaaaaggattaagtCAACCCCACCTGTGAGTATGCTGCATTAAAAAACGATGACAGGAAGACAATAAACCCAAGACGGCAGGATAGTGGACAATTTCACTCTCGTTACATTTTCTACTGATCCAAAGTTTAAGCAATTTACTGAATAGCCAACTAACTGACAAAAACCATGATCCCAAAATAAGCACAATGGCAATATAATCACAAAGCAGACCATGCAGAGAATGGCCTATTGAAGATTTGTTAAGATGTATACAACATTTTTCCAAATCTTCCTAACAGAACACCGAAgttcattattattttcatatactctcaaggggatcaaaattaAAAGGcagatatttttgtttgtggcACAGACCTGTTGGCCCCAATGTGTCCCATTATCAATGCTAGGAGCAGTTGTCAACTCAATTTCTTGCTGAGCTGGGTCCTCCGTTCTTCCCTAATGCAGCaggaaaaaaagtatttttatattatattagcaTTCAGAATTTCAGATGCTTTAGAGTCCTAGCATGTCATAACCAAAAGGGACATTGAAGGTCAACTCACTCGAAAATGAACATCGAACCATCCCCCAAACCCACAGAGCCTTGTGTCTTCCAGAGTTATTGAAGATGACAAGTTTGATCTGACTTCAAGAATGTCATTCACAGTTACAGTCAGACAATCAATCTCCTTTACTACAGCAGCTGTCCCTATAACTTGATGTGGATGAAGATTGTTCCACAATGCCGTCTACAAAAGTAATGTGGCATACATTTGAAGATGTAGGACACCCAAGAAGAAGCATATCCATATAGACAAGCATGCAAAGCAATGATTGCTTAGATGCCTTGCTGCATCCCCAAGGATGATCGCCATATCTCTTGGGCGTAGGAGCAATAGAAGAGGTTCAATTACAAGTTCATTCACATTTCACAATTATGCAGCACCAGAAGATGTGAGAAAAGAATCACTCGTCGATTTGTCACTGATGGACTAAAgcagaataaaaattaaattgacaCCAAGAATAGAGAGCAAACCTGAAGATAGTATTTCCTCTGCTCCTCAGAAAAAGGCTTTGTAAGAACACTCATGTCGAcaccatagttagtttttgtttCATTTGTAAAATTATACCAATCATCCATAGTTTCCTGATAGTCGCTCACTTTCTGATCTACCAATCCAGACCTGATAGGGGCCACCCAC
This is a stretch of genomic DNA from Carya illinoinensis cultivar Pawnee chromosome 3, C.illinoinensisPawnee_v1, whole genome shotgun sequence. It encodes these proteins:
- the LOC122305100 gene encoding protein arginine N-methyltransferase PRMT10-like encodes the protein MGSFQNGVAGGDRSATAVDKGVDFAQYFCTYAFLYHQKEMLSDRVRMDAYFNSIFQNKHHFQGKTVLDVGTGSGILAIWSAQAGARKVYAVEATKMSEHARVLVKANNFEDVVEVIEGSMEEVTLPEKVDVIISEWMGYFLLRESMFDSVICARDRWLKPTGIMYPSHARMWVAPIRSGLVDQKVSDYQETMDDWYNFTNETKTNYGVDMSVLTKPFSEEQRKYYLQTALWNNLHPHQVIGTAAVVKEIDCLTVTVNDILEVRSNLSSSITLEDTRLCGFGGWFDVHFRGRTEDPAQQEIELTTAPSIDNGTHWGQQVFLMHPSIRVCGGDDLNVSFLMKRSKENHRLLEVELSCEIKQHTGKLLPPLNKTFYIE
- the LOC122304915 gene encoding uncharacterized protein LOC122304915, with protein sequence MYRSSSTSRASAEFLVNLLPADIGSPPLKAAASDDLPMYNSISDATKKDVAFHSGLSGENVIHLIPVILILCGLILWIFSHPDLERREMQDLGSCSLYAQYTSPPRGDI